The following proteins are co-located in the Methylomonas sp. 11b genome:
- the xrtA gene encoding exosortase A: MLKALGLPDHWRKPLLGIVLVTLVSVAAFFETWAAIVAIWSRSDTFTHGFLVAPVSLWLIWSCREHYRDLRPAFSRLGLLFIVVSGFGWLIADLVHVAVIQQWAVVGVLVGGFWATLGSHVISQMLFPIVFLFLMVPFGEAFIPPLMEYTATFVVTLIRLTGMSVYREGLFFTLTSGNWSVVEGCSGLRYLISSLTLGSVYAYLNYSSYKKRTIFITLSFLVPILANGLRAYLIVMIGHFSDMKLAAGVDHIVYGWVFFGIVMFGLFYFGSFWHDKDAGAAAASTPDLAFDSNLADSATVYKHYWPALTITALCVFIWPFMSQGLSALQAAHIDVPERFSRPTLPDWQPVAAPDWGWEPSFKGVVADAKVYLSDGQTIVGMYFANFGDETQGGELVNSQNYLVPQKHPVWRMLHDDVIAMQWAADKNGDIEEAVLNSTHRSLLVERWYRVGDKSTANAYLAKWWQLLKRLSGDASAELLVVLYTETPDGDYDLARQKLKQLAVACCR; encoded by the coding sequence ATGTTAAAAGCTTTAGGACTGCCTGATCACTGGCGTAAACCGCTGCTGGGCATCGTGTTGGTTACACTGGTTTCAGTAGCGGCTTTTTTTGAGACTTGGGCAGCAATTGTCGCTATTTGGTCTCGATCCGACACATTCACGCACGGTTTTTTAGTGGCTCCGGTTAGTCTTTGGTTGATTTGGTCGTGCCGGGAGCACTATCGAGATTTACGGCCGGCTTTCAGTAGATTAGGTTTGTTGTTTATCGTCGTCAGCGGATTTGGCTGGTTAATTGCCGATTTGGTGCATGTTGCGGTGATTCAGCAATGGGCAGTGGTTGGTGTTTTGGTCGGTGGTTTTTGGGCCACGCTTGGTAGTCATGTCATCTCGCAAATGTTATTTCCGATAGTATTTTTATTTTTGATGGTGCCATTCGGGGAAGCGTTTATTCCGCCTTTAATGGAATACACTGCCACCTTTGTTGTTACGCTGATAAGGCTAACGGGAATGAGTGTCTACCGGGAAGGCTTGTTTTTTACGCTAACCTCGGGTAATTGGTCGGTGGTAGAGGGATGCAGTGGTTTACGTTATTTGATTTCATCGCTAACACTTGGTTCGGTATATGCGTATCTAAATTACAGCAGTTACAAGAAGCGGACCATCTTCATTACGCTCTCCTTCTTGGTCCCGATTTTAGCTAACGGTCTGCGCGCCTATTTGATTGTGATGATTGGCCATTTCAGTGACATGAAACTGGCTGCGGGAGTGGATCACATCGTTTACGGCTGGGTGTTTTTTGGGATTGTCATGTTTGGATTGTTTTATTTTGGCTCTTTTTGGCACGATAAGGATGCAGGGGCGGCCGCCGCATCAACCCCAGATTTGGCGTTTGACTCCAATCTTGCTGATTCTGCAACGGTTTACAAACATTATTGGCCGGCCTTAACGATAACCGCTTTATGCGTTTTCATTTGGCCCTTTATGTCACAAGGCTTATCCGCACTACAGGCCGCTCACATTGATGTACCCGAGCGCTTTAGCCGGCCGACTTTGCCTGATTGGCAGCCGGTTGCAGCGCCAGATTGGGGATGGGAGCCTAGTTTTAAGGGCGTGGTGGCGGATGCCAAGGTTTATTTGAGCGATGGTCAAACGATAGTCGGTATGTATTTTGCCAATTTTGGCGATGAAACCCAAGGCGGTGAACTGGTCAATTCGCAAAATTATCTGGTCCCGCAAAAACATCCGGTATGGCGGATGCTGCATGACGACGTCATTGCGATGCAGTGGGCAGCCGATAAAAACGGCGATATTGAAGAAGCGGTGCTAAACAGTACGCATCGGAGTTTGTTGGTTGAGCGTTGGTACCGGGTTGGCGACAAAAGTACTGCCAATGCCTATCTGGCTAAATGGTGGCAATTGCTGAAACGATTGTCAGGTGACGCATCCGCTGAGTTGCTTGTCGTGTTGTATACCGAAACCCCGGATGGCGATTACGATTTGGCCCGGCAAAAATTGAAACAGCTCGCGGTAGCCTGTTGTCGTTAA
- a CDS encoding tetratricopeptide repeat protein — protein MREKKIRLLTLLFIACIRNAAADYPKTDADYAFLPPYCKARASDQKSPDYQSWNRKLGDDFIHIHHYCAGLHTMNLAFRTHDEAEKQSKYRMAVGDLLYVPDHASPTFKLMPKIFYDVGQAYQFMGEIDEAIAANLKSISLDKNNSFPYAALSSLYQRKNMKAEAKSILEKGLEHNPNSKILLKRMKNFK, from the coding sequence ATGCGCGAGAAAAAAATCAGATTACTTACATTGCTATTTATTGCCTGTATCCGGAATGCGGCAGCCGACTACCCGAAAACCGACGCCGATTATGCATTCCTGCCACCGTACTGCAAGGCGCGCGCATCCGATCAAAAATCGCCTGACTACCAAAGCTGGAACCGAAAGCTCGGAGACGACTTTATTCATATCCACCACTATTGCGCAGGCTTACACACCATGAATTTAGCGTTCAGAACCCATGACGAAGCTGAAAAACAGTCTAAATACCGCATGGCAGTAGGAGATCTTCTATACGTACCGGATCACGCCTCGCCTACTTTTAAGTTAATGCCAAAAATATTTTACGATGTCGGTCAAGCCTACCAATTCATGGGAGAAATCGATGAAGCAATTGCGGCCAACTTAAAGAGTATTTCGCTTGATAAAAACAACTCTTTTCCTTACGCCGCCTTGAGTAGTTTGTATCAAAGAAAAAATATGAAAGCAGAAGCTAAAAGCATTTTAGAAAAAGGTTTGGAACACAACCCCAACTCAAAAATCTTGCTTAAACGCATGAAGAATTTCAAATAA
- a CDS encoding HlyC/CorC family transporter, translated as MNDISLSVLLGILAALLIISAFFSGSETALMTLNRYRLQHLVKKNHKGAIKAHQLLKRPERLLGLILLGNNFVNILASSLTTLIAIRVSGDNAIAPAIGLLTFGMLVFSEVTPKTLGALKPELLALLSSWIYIPLLKIFYPLVWMINSISSLLLWPFGIKSTSNASIESLNKDELKSIVSDANHLPTRYQNMLLSILDLESASVTDIMTHRNEIVGIDLEESVEEIIKQLQNSPHTRLPVYKKNIDRVIGFLHLRTILAQISDPDFDKHNITNSLSKPFFIPASTSIHKQMQIFKAEKLRIGLVVDEYGDVQGLVTLDDLLQEIVGELVSEEPDIKMQKDGSYLVDAGVTIRELNRITHWDLPTEGPKTLNGLVIEYMETIPEPGTSVKLHGHIIEIIKRDENAIKLIKFNPKR; from the coding sequence TTGAACGACATATCCTTGAGTGTACTGCTCGGTATACTGGCAGCCCTACTTATCATTTCAGCTTTTTTTTCCGGATCTGAAACCGCCTTGATGACTCTGAATCGTTATCGGTTGCAGCATTTGGTGAAGAAAAATCATAAGGGCGCTATTAAAGCCCATCAACTCCTGAAAAGGCCGGAACGTTTGCTAGGCCTTATTCTGCTGGGCAACAACTTTGTCAATATCCTGGCATCGTCATTAACAACCTTAATAGCCATCCGTGTTAGCGGAGACAACGCTATAGCCCCGGCTATCGGCCTGCTGACTTTCGGCATGCTGGTATTTTCAGAAGTAACCCCAAAAACCTTGGGAGCACTCAAACCTGAGTTACTGGCGTTACTGTCCTCCTGGATTTACATTCCATTATTAAAGATTTTTTATCCATTAGTATGGATGATTAACTCTATATCCAGCCTGTTATTGTGGCCGTTCGGTATTAAAAGCACGAGTAATGCGTCTATCGAATCGCTTAATAAAGACGAGTTAAAAAGCATCGTGTCGGACGCCAATCATTTGCCGACGCGCTATCAAAATATGCTGCTGAGTATTTTAGATCTGGAATCCGCCAGCGTTACCGACATCATGACCCATCGCAATGAAATTGTCGGTATCGATCTGGAAGAATCGGTAGAAGAGATTATCAAGCAGCTACAAAATAGCCCGCATACTCGCCTACCGGTATACAAAAAAAATATAGACCGAGTGATAGGTTTTCTACATTTACGTACGATTTTGGCGCAAATTAGTGACCCTGATTTTGATAAACACAATATCACTAATAGCCTGTCCAAGCCTTTCTTCATTCCGGCGAGCACTTCGATTCATAAACAGATGCAAATCTTTAAGGCCGAGAAATTACGTATTGGCCTGGTGGTAGATGAATACGGAGACGTGCAGGGATTAGTGACGCTCGACGACTTATTGCAAGAGATCGTCGGTGAATTGGTTTCGGAAGAACCCGATATAAAAATGCAAAAAGACGGCAGCTATCTGGTGGATGCCGGCGTAACCATCCGCGAACTGAATCGGATCACCCACTGGGATTTGCCGACCGAAGGCCCAAAAACCTTGAATGGCTTGGTAATCGAATATATGGAAACTATTCCGGAACCGGGTACCAGTGTGAAGTTGCATGGACATATCATTGAAATAATTAAGCGTGATGAAAACGCTATCAAGTTGATTAAATTCAATCCCAAACGCTGA
- the corA gene encoding magnesium/cobalt transporter CorA yields the protein MSLQTINDLLKKHKLVEGMLNNQPMPRRKLITALVQKQHMVELRSLLARLTAIEIGQILHALDLEDANLVWQQVEEARQDDVLWELSDTLREELVGDREPHCGVGQMSAFELVEGRLAKVAITCRHDLYAIKPIWIDLLAPSKAQRLLIGQHYGLELPDPLDLTDLEASARFYVEDQHEIHIHSDFLLDREGKSRSVPVAFILRGDMLFSVRSEELPVFRLQRLRARTQPGFVSDCKDMLLDLYGAEAEYSADALENIYEQLEIVSKKVLSQDISDEEAADILTDIAEEEDLNGRIRRNMLDTQRAVSFLIRRKLLNTTQLEDAQQILRDIESLNSHTAFLFDKINFLMDATVGFININQNKVIKIFSVASVAMLPPTLIASIYGMNFENMPELQWILGYPFALGLMTVSVLLPFIFFKRKGWLR from the coding sequence TTGTCGCTACAAACAATCAACGATTTGTTGAAAAAACATAAGCTTGTCGAAGGCATGCTGAACAATCAGCCTATGCCGCGCCGTAAGCTGATCACTGCTTTGGTACAAAAGCAGCACATGGTGGAACTGCGTAGTCTGTTGGCCCGGCTGACTGCTATCGAAATAGGTCAAATTCTGCACGCTCTGGACCTAGAGGATGCGAACTTGGTCTGGCAGCAGGTCGAGGAAGCCAGACAGGACGATGTGCTTTGGGAATTGTCCGATACCTTGCGCGAGGAATTGGTCGGCGACCGAGAACCGCATTGTGGCGTGGGACAAATGAGCGCATTCGAGTTGGTCGAAGGTCGCCTCGCTAAGGTCGCTATCACCTGCCGCCACGATTTGTATGCCATCAAGCCGATCTGGATCGATTTGTTGGCGCCAAGCAAGGCGCAGCGGCTGCTTATCGGGCAACATTATGGCCTGGAGTTGCCGGACCCCCTGGATTTGACCGATTTGGAAGCCAGCGCCCGGTTCTACGTCGAGGATCAGCACGAAATTCATATACATTCGGATTTTTTACTGGATCGTGAAGGCAAGTCGCGCAGTGTACCGGTCGCCTTCATATTGCGCGGAGATATGCTGTTTTCGGTACGTAGTGAAGAATTGCCCGTATTTCGTTTACAGCGTTTACGCGCACGCACGCAGCCGGGCTTTGTCTCGGATTGCAAGGATATGTTGCTGGATTTATACGGTGCCGAAGCCGAGTATTCCGCGGATGCGCTGGAGAATATTTACGAACAGTTGGAAATTGTCAGCAAAAAAGTATTAAGCCAGGATATTAGCGACGAAGAAGCCGCGGATATTTTGACCGATATTGCCGAAGAGGAGGATTTAAATGGTCGAATCCGCCGGAATATGCTGGATACTCAGCGCGCCGTGTCGTTTTTGATTCGCCGCAAACTGCTGAATACCACGCAGTTGGAAGATGCGCAGCAAATTTTGCGCGATATAGAATCACTTAATAGCCATACAGCGTTTTTGTTCGACAAGATCAACTTCCTGATGGATGCAACGGTCGGTTTTATCAATATTAATCAAAATAAAGTGATTAAAATTTTCTCGGTGGCTTCGGTGGCAATGTTGCCGCCCACCTTGATTGCCAGTATTTACGGTATGAACTTTGAGAATATGCCGGAATTGCAGTGGATACTTGGCTATCCTTTTGCACTCGGATTGATGACTGTCTCGGTATTGTTGCCGTTTATTTTCTTTAAAAGGAAGGGTTGGTTGAGATGA
- a CDS encoding ABC transporter ATP-binding protein, with amino-acid sequence MAIIEVNHLTKEYQLGHLISLKETALNALRRITFQPVKERELFKALDDINFHIDEGEVVGIIGHNGAGKSTLLKHLANISNPTKGEVIVRGSVAPLIEVGAGVNPELTGRENIYLNGAILGIPKKIIQKKLDEIIDFSELEQFIDTPVKRYSSGMTVKLGFSIATTMDADILIVDEVLAVGDLAFQRKCFDRMEDLIKRQKKTVLLVSHNIRQIQRLCNRVLMLDHGRIDKEGNPQEVCDYFYQKNDEKIKENIDTNKKQIESSGEVLLSEICFVDANNSITDSLIYNEAHTVLFTINVLHDLYDVTFGFGFHTTDFIYLTTHNSEEQLNIPYLKMGQHIIRCKIKNVPLLPGVYSIRFGITSGEGVRTVFYGENLKHFQIEGIVPITIKDGFIALDAAWEL; translated from the coding sequence ATGGCCATCATAGAAGTCAACCACCTTACCAAAGAATATCAACTCGGTCATCTCATCAGTTTGAAGGAAACAGCTTTAAACGCCTTAAGAAGAATCACCTTCCAACCGGTTAAAGAACGTGAGCTTTTTAAAGCACTTGACGACATCAATTTTCATATCGACGAAGGAGAAGTCGTTGGCATTATCGGCCATAACGGCGCAGGTAAAAGCACCCTACTCAAACACTTGGCCAATATCAGTAACCCAACCAAAGGCGAAGTCATTGTGCGCGGCAGCGTGGCTCCTCTGATCGAAGTGGGTGCAGGCGTGAATCCGGAACTGACGGGACGGGAAAATATTTATCTTAACGGCGCGATCCTAGGCATTCCAAAAAAAATCATCCAAAAGAAATTGGATGAAATCATTGATTTCTCGGAATTGGAACAGTTTATAGATACACCGGTAAAGCGTTATAGCTCCGGGATGACGGTAAAGCTGGGGTTTTCGATAGCCACTACGATGGATGCAGATATATTAATCGTAGATGAGGTGCTAGCGGTTGGTGACTTAGCCTTTCAACGGAAGTGTTTTGATCGAATGGAAGACTTAATAAAACGTCAGAAAAAAACAGTTTTATTAGTCTCACACAACATCCGTCAAATCCAACGACTGTGTAATAGAGTATTGATGCTGGACCACGGCAGAATTGATAAAGAAGGAAACCCTCAAGAAGTTTGCGACTACTTTTATCAAAAAAATGATGAAAAAATAAAAGAAAACATTGATACAAATAAAAAACAAATAGAGAGCAGCGGGGAGGTTTTATTATCTGAAATTTGTTTCGTGGATGCCAACAATTCAATAACTGATTCATTAATATATAATGAGGCACATACCGTACTGTTCACAATTAACGTATTACATGATCTTTATGATGTCACTTTTGGCTTTGGTTTCCATACAACAGACTTTATTTATTTAACCACCCACAACAGCGAAGAACAGTTAAATATTCCTTACCTAAAAATGGGTCAGCACATTATCCGATGTAAAATTAAAAATGTGCCTCTACTTCCAGGAGTGTACTCGATCCGCTTCGGTATAACGTCAGGAGAAGGTGTTAGAACCGTGTTTTATGGCGAGAACCTTAAGCATTTTCAAATAGAAGGCATAGTACCCATAACCATTAAAGATGGATTTATTGCACTTGATGCAGCATGGGAACTTTAA
- a CDS encoding mannose-1-phosphate guanylyltransferase/mannose-6-phosphate isomerase, with protein sequence MIPVVLSGGSGTRLWPLSRGQYPKQFLPLVSGNTMLQETILRLDGVAGLQAPIAVCNEDHRFMLAEQMREIGIKPAAIILEPVGKNTAPAVAMAALSARSEDDVLLILPADHVVGNRAAFHRAVVQAELLAKQDLLVTFGIVATEPETGYGYIKRGDTRYGEAYKVAAFVEKPDLQTAQRYLETGEYFWNSGMFAFKAGCFLRELEKYNPEMLEVCREALRAAKPDLDFVRLDKQIFSTCPSDSIDYAVMEKTDKAVVIPLDAEWNDVGSWSALWDVTDKDAAGNAIKGDVLTVDTCNSYIHSANKLVAVIGVDNLVVVETDDAVMIAAKDRVQDVKEVVDQLKKLKRSEASVHRKVYRPWGHYDLVDAGERHQTKRIVVKPGAKLSVQKHHHRAEHWVVVKGTAWVDKNGEKILVTENESIYIPLGVIHSLENPGVIPLEMVEVQSGSYLGEDDIVRYEDQYGRI encoded by the coding sequence ATGATCCCGGTAGTATTATCAGGTGGTTCAGGAACTCGGCTATGGCCTTTGTCTCGTGGTCAGTATCCTAAGCAATTTTTACCCTTGGTGTCCGGCAACACCATGCTTCAGGAAACCATTTTAAGGCTTGATGGCGTTGCCGGCTTACAAGCGCCAATTGCGGTTTGTAATGAAGATCATCGGTTTATGCTCGCAGAGCAAATGCGGGAAATCGGAATCAAACCTGCTGCTATTATTTTGGAGCCTGTCGGGAAAAATACCGCACCGGCCGTAGCGATGGCTGCATTGAGTGCACGCTCCGAAGACGATGTATTGTTGATTTTGCCGGCTGACCATGTGGTCGGTAATCGCGCCGCTTTTCATCGCGCGGTGGTTCAAGCCGAACTGTTGGCGAAACAGGATCTTTTGGTGACGTTTGGAATCGTCGCGACCGAGCCGGAAACCGGCTATGGCTACATCAAGCGCGGCGATACCCGCTATGGTGAAGCTTATAAAGTTGCCGCATTTGTTGAAAAGCCCGATTTGCAAACCGCGCAGCGCTATCTGGAAACTGGCGAATATTTCTGGAACAGCGGTATGTTTGCTTTTAAAGCCGGTTGTTTTTTGCGTGAGTTAGAAAAATACAATCCGGAAATGCTGGAGGTTTGCAGGGAAGCCTTGCGGGCGGCAAAACCCGATTTGGATTTTGTGCGTTTGGATAAGCAGATTTTTTCGACGTGCCCATCCGATTCCATCGACTACGCCGTGATGGAAAAAACCGATAAGGCGGTGGTGATCCCGTTGGATGCGGAATGGAACGATGTCGGTTCCTGGTCCGCACTTTGGGATGTAACCGATAAAGACGCGGCCGGCAATGCCATCAAAGGCGATGTGTTGACGGTAGATACGTGCAATTCCTATATTCACTCGGCCAACAAATTGGTAGCGGTGATCGGTGTGGATAATTTGGTGGTGGTCGAAACTGACGATGCGGTCATGATTGCCGCGAAGGATAGAGTGCAAGACGTCAAGGAAGTAGTCGATCAACTGAAAAAATTGAAACGCAGTGAAGCCAGCGTGCATCGGAAGGTTTACAGACCATGGGGGCATTACGATTTAGTCGATGCCGGTGAGCGCCATCAAACCAAGCGTATAGTCGTGAAGCCTGGTGCGAAACTATCGGTACAAAAGCATCATCACCGCGCAGAGCATTGGGTGGTCGTCAAAGGTACTGCCTGGGTGGATAAAAACGGTGAGAAAATTTTAGTCACCGAGAACGAATCGATTTATATCCCTTTGGGCGTTATTCACAGCCTGGAGAACCCGGGAGTGATTCCGTTGGAAATGGTGGAAGTCCAATCCGGCAGCTATCTCGGCGAAGACGATATCGTCCGTTACGAAGATCAATACGGCCGTATTTAA
- a CDS encoding glycosyltransferase family 2 protein, translating to MKISAVIPAYNSAKFIRAAINSIQAQTSKVDEIIVVDDGSTDNTEQVVEEFANAVIYHKQANQGPSAARNKGIELASGDWIAFLDADDQWTVDKTTKQIQALQRNPELHLIAGDMTEIDNDDQLLTQSVLAKHQMLENFQHLAGKPVPNALAALMKKNFIPTGTVLVKRQTLLEAGMFNTEIRYGEDLELWAKIATFHPVTCLPDILMLRRQHGDNATQASERMLVDLTKVTESIRNFASPQLIAQGVSPNSLVAEAQWTLGYWYFSGGNNAKAREAFKRGLSQNLTLNNLLYLIVSILPASLINALRVTKQKFAKS from the coding sequence ATGAAAATCAGCGCCGTCATTCCAGCGTATAACAGCGCGAAATTCATTCGTGCCGCCATCAACAGCATTCAGGCGCAAACCAGCAAAGTTGACGAAATCATCGTGGTGGATGATGGCTCAACGGACAACACCGAACAAGTCGTTGAGGAGTTTGCCAATGCCGTCATTTATCACAAACAAGCCAATCAAGGCCCGTCCGCCGCGCGCAATAAAGGCATAGAATTGGCTAGCGGTGACTGGATTGCATTCCTGGATGCCGATGATCAATGGACAGTGGACAAAACCACCAAGCAAATCCAAGCACTGCAACGTAATCCGGAACTCCACCTGATTGCCGGCGATATGACGGAAATCGACAACGACGACCAACTGCTAACCCAATCGGTGTTAGCCAAACATCAAATGCTGGAAAATTTCCAACATCTGGCCGGAAAGCCAGTTCCCAACGCCCTTGCCGCTCTAATGAAGAAAAACTTTATACCGACGGGTACCGTTTTGGTGAAGCGCCAAACCTTGCTTGAAGCAGGCATGTTCAATACCGAGATTCGCTATGGCGAGGACTTGGAATTGTGGGCAAAAATTGCCACGTTTCACCCAGTAACCTGCCTTCCCGACATTTTGATGTTGCGCCGTCAGCACGGCGACAATGCCACCCAAGCCAGCGAACGTATGTTAGTCGACTTGACCAAGGTCACGGAGTCTATTCGGAACTTTGCCTCACCCCAGCTAATTGCCCAAGGCGTTTCGCCAAATAGTTTAGTGGCGGAAGCGCAATGGACGCTTGGCTACTGGTATTTTAGCGGCGGCAATAATGCCAAAGCCAGAGAGGCATTTAAAAGAGGCCTTTCCCAAAATTTGACACTTAACAATCTACTCTATCTGATCGTCAGCATCTTGCCAGCCAGCTTAATTAATGCGTTACGTGTCACTAAACAAAAATTCGCAAAATCCTGA
- a CDS encoding glycosyltransferase family 4 protein translates to MPTNNLPKRIIYVENGIGYGGAIICLRHLVRNLDRGRFLPLVITGRNGPQYQEIADEALWKHIPDRHIDIVAWRTKAESAQWLNKVPLLRFCVNQLIARSDDLFNFLPFFLHLLWTAWRFKADLIHANNEPLCNRAALLVSKILRIPSICHVRGNPDGPHSARWAYSLPDHFVSVSHWVADSMREKLAVPDEKISVVYDGIALDKLNNQASGSLFRQRFDLPENVFIVGLVGLLIPWKGQQLFIDAAKILQDKIPRLKMLIVGGTPDDCIPYEQELRERVRRESLSDTVNFIGHVSDMIEAYKALDIVVSASTSPEPLGTVVIEAMALGRPLIVPNHGGGAEMVEDNQTGLLFNSGDAESLAASILKFYRSSELMNLLASNARTKALATFDVRQHTEAIQTIYQKYL, encoded by the coding sequence ATGCCGACCAATAACCTCCCAAAAAGAATTATCTATGTCGAGAACGGAATTGGTTATGGTGGCGCCATTATCTGTTTGAGGCATTTAGTCAGAAATCTTGATCGGGGCCGCTTTCTACCTCTTGTAATTACAGGACGCAACGGTCCGCAATATCAGGAGATTGCCGATGAAGCCTTATGGAAACACATCCCGGACCGTCATATAGACATCGTGGCGTGGCGTACAAAAGCCGAATCGGCACAATGGTTAAACAAAGTCCCACTACTTAGGTTTTGCGTTAATCAGCTAATAGCCAGAAGCGACGACTTATTTAATTTTTTACCGTTTTTTCTCCACTTGCTTTGGACTGCATGGCGGTTCAAAGCCGACCTAATACATGCCAACAACGAGCCACTTTGTAACAGAGCAGCACTATTGGTATCCAAGATTTTGCGCATCCCCAGTATTTGCCACGTCCGTGGTAACCCTGACGGACCGCATTCGGCGCGTTGGGCTTATTCCCTACCCGATCATTTTGTGTCCGTCTCCCATTGGGTTGCCGACAGCATGCGTGAAAAATTAGCCGTGCCTGACGAGAAAATTAGCGTGGTCTATGATGGCATCGCTTTGGATAAGCTGAACAACCAAGCAAGCGGCTCGTTATTTAGGCAACGATTCGATTTACCGGAAAATGTGTTTATCGTAGGTTTAGTAGGTTTACTTATTCCTTGGAAAGGGCAGCAACTATTTATTGATGCGGCTAAAATACTGCAAGACAAAATACCCCGTTTAAAAATGCTGATTGTAGGTGGAACGCCAGACGATTGCATCCCTTACGAACAAGAGCTTAGAGAACGTGTGAGACGGGAATCATTGTCGGATACCGTCAACTTTATCGGCCACGTCAGTGACATGATAGAAGCCTATAAAGCTCTGGATATTGTGGTCTCAGCATCCACTAGCCCCGAACCGTTGGGCACGGTCGTCATCGAAGCGATGGCGTTAGGCCGGCCTTTAATCGTACCAAACCATGGCGGTGGCGCTGAAATGGTTGAAGACAATCAAACCGGACTGCTGTTTAACAGCGGTGACGCGGAGAGTTTGGCAGCCTCTATCCTTAAGTTTTACCGATCCAGCGAGTTGATGAATCTGTTAGCCAGTAATGCCCGGACCAAAGCATTAGCAACTTTCGACGTCCGGCAGCACACAGAAGCGATACAAACCATCTATCAAAAGTATTTATAA
- a CDS encoding ABC transporter permease, with protein sequence MLRIAKNLYTYRELIAALTWKNIVIRYKQAYLGILWAVLKPIMLMLVFTLVKGFVGIETGGLPYPLITFAALIPWVFFQESVSEGVNSVTSNANLIKKIYFPREVFPLTAMVTKLVELVISFAILAVMMIYYHVMPTLHAAWIPVFVLYTMIVALTISFFGAAMNVYYRDIAQAIPIALSLLMYGSPVIYPLSLVQKKLVIEQAAGAWSNDLYFLYTLNPLVGIIDGFQSVLIRATEPDLNVIYPGLILILVILPFSYWFFKRAESWFADVI encoded by the coding sequence ATGTTACGAATCGCGAAAAATTTATACACCTACAGAGAGCTGATAGCCGCACTCACCTGGAAAAACATCGTTATCCGCTATAAACAAGCATACCTCGGAATTTTATGGGCTGTATTAAAGCCTATTATGCTAATGCTGGTCTTTACGTTGGTTAAAGGTTTTGTGGGCATAGAAACCGGTGGGTTACCTTATCCGCTTATTACGTTTGCGGCACTAATACCTTGGGTATTTTTTCAGGAATCGGTTTCTGAAGGAGTCAATAGCGTCACTTCTAATGCCAATTTGATCAAGAAAATATATTTCCCGCGCGAAGTTTTTCCGTTAACCGCGATGGTTACCAAACTGGTGGAATTAGTTATCAGTTTTGCGATTTTGGCTGTCATGATGATTTATTATCATGTGATGCCCACTTTGCATGCGGCCTGGATACCTGTTTTCGTGCTGTACACCATGATAGTCGCCTTAACAATCAGCTTCTTTGGCGCAGCGATGAATGTATACTACCGCGATATAGCTCAAGCAATACCAATAGCATTATCTTTATTGATGTATGGTTCCCCAGTCATATATCCGTTGAGCTTGGTGCAAAAGAAATTAGTTATAGAACAAGCAGCGGGCGCGTGGTCCAATGATCTGTATTTTTTATACACACTTAATCCTTTAGTGGGCATTATAGATGGATTTCAAAGTGTTTTAATTAGGGCAACCGAGCCCGATTTAAATGTAATTTATCCCGGATTAATTTTGATTTTGGTAATACTGCCGTTCAGCTATTGGTTCTTTAAGCGCGCGGAAAGTTGGTTCGCCGATGTCATATAA